One window of Saprospiraceae bacterium genomic DNA carries:
- a CDS encoding D-sedoheptulose 7-phosphate isomerase has protein sequence MKEIIREIIQESIQVKLKLLSNELIIEQLEQVSLKIIKSLQKGKRIYFCGNGGSAADAQHLAAELSGRFYTDRLALPAEALHCNTSYLTAVANDYSYEVVYQRLIEGIGQEDDILIGLSTSGNSKNIIRAIESANAKNMITIGLTGSKGGQLKEICQFWIGVPSDDTPRIQESHILLGHIICQMVEERIFNS, from the coding sequence ATGAAAGAAATTATTCGAGAAATTATACAAGAATCCATTCAAGTAAAATTAAAATTACTAAGTAATGAGTTAATCATTGAACAACTTGAACAAGTTAGCCTGAAAATTATTAAATCTTTACAAAAAGGAAAACGAATCTATTTTTGTGGAAACGGAGGGAGTGCAGCCGATGCGCAACACCTTGCTGCAGAATTATCCGGAAGATTTTATACAGACCGTCTTGCATTGCCCGCGGAAGCCTTGCATTGCAACACCTCTTATCTTACCGCTGTAGCCAATGATTATAGTTATGAAGTTGTTTACCAAAGACTGATTGAAGGGATTGGACAAGAAGATGATATTTTAATTGGACTTAGTACATCTGGAAATTCAAAAAATATAATTCGTGCTATTGAATCTGCCAATGCTAAAAATATGATTACAATTGGCCTTACAGGCTCAAAAGGCGGCCAATTGAAAGAAATCTGTCAATTTTGGATCGGAGTTCCATCAGATGATACCCCTAGGATTCAGGAGTCACATATCCTTTTGGGACATATTATTTGCCAAATGGTCGAAGAACGAATCTTTAATTCTTGA
- a CDS encoding right-handed parallel beta-helix repeat-containing protein produces MRFISIFLLGCLFVPASGKGIYVSVTGNDLNKGTHWFLPFRTLQKAANMAVGGDTVYIMKGDYYSDSEALIDFDKSGTENAWIVFKNYRNHQPVLQVKTKYGIHLSSCNYVSIEGLTIQTQKIFGTQTQISDSITTGIYLDGSYEAPCNHIKLYNNFIKDHRGSAVFANYFDYLTLSYNKFFKNALQAGGQATLELRNGVFTDDINRLHSFIQSNTFEKNSVNDSSLVSSCSPVMRVHMAEKAESRYKSKVLIHNNILYTNGSGAIWMENALGIDLINNSFYRNSENHICKHPEIQLIGSEYINVLNNIIYSSEGKSGISTLVSREILIKNNLQYNCVNSEYGNGAIKADPMFEFAKPGNDQFNFRLKGNSPAINAGLDSLISDTDYEGNKRKVDFHVDIGAIEFTNRILPSLKNFKTEIPSTGIKSYWSSLYTKDQKIYTVWNEENMPFYVKVYDFQGNVIREHKNEENAFEMDFNGLEAGFYTIQVFNEKSSHSDRIEIKKRL; encoded by the coding sequence ATGCGGTTTATTTCAATATTCCTGTTAGGATGTTTATTTGTTCCAGCTTCTGGTAAAGGAATCTATGTTTCTGTTACTGGGAATGACCTTAATAAAGGGACTCATTGGTTTCTTCCTTTTAGAACTTTACAAAAAGCTGCAAACATGGCCGTTGGAGGGGATACGGTCTATATCATGAAAGGAGATTATTATTCAGATTCCGAGGCGTTGATTGATTTTGATAAAAGCGGAACAGAGAATGCATGGATTGTATTTAAAAATTACAGAAATCATCAACCTGTTTTACAAGTAAAGACTAAATACGGAATCCATTTAAGCTCCTGCAATTATGTAAGTATCGAAGGACTTACAATTCAGACACAAAAAATATTTGGGACACAAACACAGATATCAGATTCCATTACTACAGGGATTTATTTGGACGGCAGCTATGAGGCACCCTGCAACCATATTAAGTTATACAATAATTTCATCAAAGACCACCGAGGAAGTGCTGTATTTGCAAATTATTTCGATTATCTTACTTTAAGTTATAATAAATTTTTTAAAAATGCCCTACAAGCAGGAGGACAAGCAACTTTGGAATTAAGGAATGGCGTTTTTACGGATGATATCAATAGATTACATAGTTTTATTCAATCGAATACCTTTGAAAAAAACAGTGTCAATGATTCCAGTCTGGTAAGTTCCTGCAGTCCTGTAATGCGGGTACACATGGCAGAAAAAGCTGAAAGTCGATATAAATCCAAAGTTTTAATCCATAATAATATCCTATATACCAATGGTTCCGGAGCCATCTGGATGGAAAATGCCCTTGGAATCGATCTTATAAATAACAGTTTTTATAGAAACTCTGAAAATCACATTTGCAAGCATCCGGAGATCCAACTGATTGGAAGTGAATATATTAATGTATTAAATAATATCATTTATTCCTCGGAAGGCAAATCTGGAATTTCAACATTAGTGAGCAGAGAAATTCTTATAAAAAATAATTTGCAATACAATTGTGTCAACAGTGAATATGGAAATGGGGCCATTAAAGCAGATCCAATGTTTGAGTTTGCTAAACCAGGAAATGATCAATTCAATTTTCGGTTAAAAGGGAATAGTCCTGCAATCAATGCCGGTCTTGATAGTTTGATATCTGATACCGATTATGAAGGTAACAAACGAAAGGTAGACTTTCATGTGGATATTGGGGCCATAGAATTTACAAATCGAATTCTACCCTCGTTAAAAAATTTCAAAACAGAAATTCCTTCCACAGGGATTAAATCCTATTGGAGCAGTTTGTATACAAAAGACCAAAAGATTTATACGGTTTGGAACGAAGAAAACATGCCATTCTATGTGAAAGTATATGATTTTCAAGGCAATGTGATACGTGAACATAAAAATGAAGAAAATGCCTTTGAAATGGATTTTAACGGTTTAGAAGCTGGATTTTACACGATTCAGGTTTTTAATGAAAAAAGCAGTCATTCAGATCGAATTGAAATAAAAAAGAGGCTTTAA
- a CDS encoding NTP transferase domain-containing protein — translation MKEIIILAGGKGSRIQHILPNLPKCLAPVNGKAFLQYQINYLLQSGIEHFIFSLGYLSEQVIGYLNSQFPSLNKTLIVEDQALGTGGAIAKAIQAAKSSHVFITNGDTYFPADLELMERLFHQKHADLILATTEIENPDRFGSLDFDDEGRIRHFHEKKPISKAYINAGFYLISKQAFLNCKLKAVFSFETEILEKKINDWKIYAAPMEKLFIDIGVPEDFSRSQTLLVDRN, via the coding sequence TTGAAAGAAATAATCATTTTGGCCGGTGGCAAAGGAAGTCGAATCCAACACATTCTCCCTAACCTGCCGAAATGTCTTGCTCCAGTTAATGGAAAAGCATTTCTTCAATACCAGATCAATTACTTATTGCAATCCGGAATTGAGCACTTCATTTTTTCATTAGGGTATTTAAGCGAACAAGTCATTGGGTATTTGAATTCGCAATTTCCTTCTTTGAATAAGACCCTTATTGTTGAAGATCAGGCACTGGGAACAGGAGGTGCCATCGCGAAAGCGATTCAGGCAGCTAAATCTTCTCATGTTTTTATAACCAATGGGGATACTTATTTTCCTGCTGATTTGGAGCTAATGGAAAGACTATTCCACCAAAAACATGCAGATTTAATTCTGGCAACTACAGAAATTGAAAATCCAGATCGATTTGGTAGTTTGGATTTCGATGACGAAGGGCGAATAAGGCACTTTCACGAAAAAAAACCAATTTCCAAGGCCTATATCAATGCTGGATTTTATTTAATATCTAAACAAGCTTTTTTAAATTGTAAGCTTAAAGCTGTGTTTTCATTTGAAACAGAAATCCTTGAGAAAAAAATCAACGATTGGAAAATCTATGCAGCACCTATGGAAAAATTGTTTATTGATATTGGTGTACCCGAAGATTTTTCGAGGTCTCAAACCTTACTGGTAGATAGAAACTAA
- a CDS encoding AAA family ATPase: protein MESTLSGKNVIEPTRSQSLKSTRIHAIEYSQEEKILRFYLLENQEDIQLLTTVKLTDKTQKQLSQIFNYLQGPIDLYVHGLIQHDSVWEADAVVLLPDYLIDVTSVASCFNHQGSQVLKQLVSNFWYNPPGFSTLIGTSVNLFLDELILNPDLKLEDLITQLFKHNPLAFSLFDDVQVEKFYDTVRQHFYNIKTLIDSRFNVEEIQLKDCLLEPSFYSVQFGIQGRLDVLYENYEKAFYWILELKSGKPYLPNKYGINTDHHAQIMLYYLLIQSVYGNDSRIKCHVLYSSQSENSLRFAPAIEEIIHELIQIRNSIILMHLHLAYRKKEDTFILDSLNDKHFSNSESYTKRDAGFLLNIYKSLNSFEKEYFKVFSGFIAREQFIAKLGRANIQYTEGLASLWLLSESEKIEFFMILPGLEISSMLTPRDDYPILILKFPQEISILSNFRIGDTLVLYQQPDILRVQVYKCTLIEQFPSEYHIRLRTRQFPKLAIAQSKKWNLEHDSMDRNFTTQFQGLTEFCQSEETKRALLLGLQEPGILNNGIPLIENTPSIIQSVLQKILKSKDYFLLWGPPGSGKTSMVIKYLTASLFQNSKESILLLAYTNRAVDEICEAIESINLSSDLDFIRIGSRYAVHPKFRKNLLEEKISGFKTRRELQKLINSTRIVTATLASIQGKRELFQLKNFDTVIIDEASQILESQLIGILSRFKRFILIGDHMQLPAVTAQTEDESKIQSELLLQQGFKSLSTSYFERMLNIVQQKIGPTVMICFIFRVECIDN, encoded by the coding sequence TTGGAATCTACCCTCTCAGGTAAAAATGTAATAGAACCGACAAGATCCCAATCTTTAAAATCAACTAGAATTCATGCTATTGAGTATTCCCAGGAAGAGAAAATACTGAGGTTTTATCTTCTTGAAAATCAGGAGGACATACAGCTTTTAACTACTGTAAAACTTACAGATAAAACTCAAAAACAACTGTCCCAAATTTTTAATTACCTGCAAGGGCCTATTGATTTATATGTTCATGGATTAATACAGCATGATTCCGTTTGGGAAGCAGATGCGGTTGTTTTATTGCCTGATTACTTGATCGATGTAACTTCAGTTGCTTCTTGTTTTAACCATCAAGGCAGTCAGGTTTTAAAACAATTGGTTTCAAACTTTTGGTACAATCCACCCGGATTTTCAACATTGATCGGAACCTCAGTCAATTTATTTTTAGATGAATTAATACTAAACCCTGATTTAAAACTTGAAGATCTAATCACCCAATTATTTAAACACAATCCTTTAGCTTTTTCCTTATTTGATGATGTACAGGTTGAAAAATTTTATGACACGGTCCGTCAACATTTTTACAACATAAAAACCCTAATTGATAGCCGCTTCAATGTAGAAGAAATCCAATTAAAAGACTGTCTCTTAGAACCTAGTTTCTATTCTGTTCAATTTGGAATCCAAGGACGACTGGATGTCTTATATGAAAATTATGAAAAAGCATTTTACTGGATTCTCGAACTAAAAAGTGGCAAACCCTATTTACCAAACAAATATGGAATTAATACGGATCATCATGCACAAATCATGTTGTATTATTTATTAATTCAATCAGTTTATGGAAATGATTCACGCATCAAGTGCCATGTACTTTATTCCAGTCAGTCTGAAAATTCACTCCGCTTTGCACCGGCTATAGAAGAGATCATACACGAGTTAATTCAAATAAGGAATTCCATAATATTAATGCATTTACATCTCGCCTACAGAAAAAAAGAAGATACTTTTATTCTGGACAGTTTAAATGATAAGCATTTTAGTAATTCAGAATCTTATACAAAAAGAGATGCAGGATTTTTACTTAACATTTATAAAAGCTTAAATTCATTTGAAAAAGAATACTTCAAAGTGTTTTCAGGTTTTATTGCACGTGAACAATTTATTGCTAAATTAGGCAGAGCAAATATTCAGTATACTGAAGGACTTGCATCTTTATGGCTGTTGTCAGAATCAGAAAAAATTGAATTTTTTATGATTTTGCCTGGTTTAGAAATTAGTTCGATGCTTACTCCCCGGGATGACTACCCGATTCTTATTCTTAAATTTCCACAGGAGATTTCAATTTTATCAAATTTTCGAATTGGGGATACCCTGGTGTTGTATCAACAACCGGATATATTGCGAGTGCAAGTTTATAAATGTACCTTGATAGAACAATTTCCTTCAGAATACCACATCCGATTAAGAACCAGACAATTTCCAAAACTTGCAATCGCTCAAAGTAAAAAATGGAATTTAGAACATGATTCCATGGATCGCAATTTTACAACACAATTTCAAGGACTTACAGAATTTTGTCAGTCGGAAGAAACCAAAAGAGCCTTGTTATTAGGATTGCAAGAACCTGGTATATTAAATAATGGAATTCCGTTAATTGAAAACACACCTTCCATAATCCAATCTGTCTTACAAAAAATACTCAAGTCAAAAGATTATTTTCTTTTATGGGGTCCTCCTGGGAGTGGTAAAACGAGTATGGTTATTAAATATCTTACAGCATCTCTCTTTCAGAATAGCAAGGAATCTATTTTATTACTTGCTTACACCAACCGTGCGGTAGATGAAATCTGTGAGGCTATTGAATCCATAAATCTATCGAGTGATCTGGATTTTATACGAATCGGTTCGCGCTATGCAGTGCATCCAAAATTCAGAAAAAACTTATTGGAAGAAAAAATAAGTGGTTTTAAAACCAGAAGAGAATTGCAAAAATTGATCAACAGTACCCGAATCGTTACCGCAACCCTTGCATCCATTCAAGGAAAACGTGAATTATTCCAACTTAAAAATTTTGATACCGTTATCATAGACGAAGCCAGCCAAATACTAGAATCGCAATTAATTGGAATCCTATCAAGATTCAAACGATTTATACTGATTGGAGATCATATGCAATTACCAGCTGTAACGGCACAAACTGAGGATGAATCTAAAATTCAATCTGAATTGCTACTCCAACAAGGATTTAAAAGTTTGAGCACGTCCTATTTTGAACGCATGTTAAATATTGTCCAACAAAAAATTGGACCCACTGTTATGATATGCTTCATTTTCAGGGTCGAATGCATCGACAATTAA
- a CDS encoding DUF4199 domain-containing protein — MKSYQSTIKLGLIWAGISIATTLLLYLLGMMENVMAAILIFCFGIYIMYRAGIEKREELGGFISWKLALTPIWLCAIVSSFFTSFFSWILVKFIDPGLQEKQREQAIKMIESMRSWMGDAAAEEQLAQIETQNFATFSNYIMMFFWAMIIYFIIACIIAAVVKKNDPKELFSKY, encoded by the coding sequence ATGAAATCATATCAATCAACAATAAAACTTGGACTCATTTGGGCTGGAATTTCCATTGCAACCACTTTGCTCCTTTATTTATTGGGCATGATGGAAAATGTAATGGCTGCTATCCTTATCTTTTGTTTTGGTATTTATATTATGTATCGTGCAGGTATTGAAAAAAGAGAAGAATTGGGAGGCTTTATCAGCTGGAAATTAGCATTAACTCCAATTTGGTTGTGCGCTATAGTTTCTAGTTTTTTTACAAGCTTTTTTAGTTGGATCCTTGTAAAATTTATTGACCCTGGATTACAAGAAAAGCAACGAGAACAAGCCATAAAAATGATCGAGAGTATGCGGTCCTGGATGGGAGATGCAGCAGCTGAAGAACAATTAGCGCAAATTGAGACTCAAAATTTTGCTACATTTAGTAATTATATAATGATGTTTTTTTGGGCAATGATCATTTATTTTATTATTGCTTGCATTATTGCAGCTGTTGTAAAAAAGAATGATCCTAAAGAATTGTTCTCAAAATATTGA
- a CDS encoding amidohydrolase family protein, which yields MECIFRNIRIIDPNSPNHQLVRDVWIKDGTIVEIKAKINLSKKVKEIQGKDTCLSPGWIDLGCLHGEPGFEHRETLESIANAACKGGYTSICCFPNTNPVIHSKSEVNFIKTKSSNLPVHIYPIGALSKECKSEELAEILQMDEAGAIAFSDGKRPIQKSGLLMRALEYVRLIPNGLIINSCIDKGIAGSGQMHEAYTSTSLGLKGIPSLTETIHIYRDIEILKYTQSRLLIHKLSTAEAVSQLKIDKSKIKNLFCSVSVFNLLYNDTQLEDFNVNLKLEPPLRSERDRKALVKGIQDGTIDIICSDHTPWDIEMKDLEFQSAAFGAINLETAFAAYSTLLGKELSIEHWVQAVSINPAKILQIPISSIQVGSTGDFTWFDPNKEWTYELADSASLSKNSPFSGKTFKGKVLGCYSKSSFYSS from the coding sequence ATGGAATGTATTTTTAGAAACATCCGGATCATAGATCCCAATAGTCCAAATCACCAACTTGTGCGTGATGTCTGGATTAAAGATGGAACCATTGTTGAAATTAAAGCGAAAATCAACCTGAGTAAGAAAGTAAAAGAAATTCAAGGAAAAGATACGTGTTTGTCTCCTGGTTGGATTGATTTGGGATGTCTGCATGGCGAACCTGGATTTGAACACAGAGAAACCTTAGAATCAATTGCAAATGCCGCTTGTAAAGGAGGATATACTTCAATATGTTGTTTTCCAAATACAAATCCAGTTATACATTCTAAATCCGAAGTAAATTTTATAAAAACCAAATCTTCGAATTTACCAGTTCATATATATCCAATAGGTGCCTTGAGCAAAGAATGCAAATCAGAAGAACTCGCTGAAATACTTCAAATGGATGAAGCCGGAGCCATTGCTTTTTCAGATGGGAAAAGACCCATTCAAAAAAGTGGACTTTTAATGCGGGCGCTTGAATATGTGAGACTCATTCCTAATGGATTGATTATTAATTCATGCATTGATAAAGGAATTGCTGGATCAGGACAAATGCATGAAGCTTATACGAGTACTTCTTTAGGACTCAAAGGAATACCTTCTTTGACAGAAACGATCCATATTTATCGGGATATTGAAATTCTAAAATATACACAATCCAGATTATTAATTCATAAACTATCTACCGCAGAAGCAGTCAGTCAACTGAAGATTGACAAGTCAAAAATTAAAAATTTATTTTGTTCTGTATCTGTATTTAATTTATTGTACAATGATACACAGCTTGAAGATTTTAATGTAAATCTTAAATTGGAACCCCCTTTACGGTCAGAACGGGATCGGAAAGCACTTGTTAAAGGAATACAAGATGGCACCATTGACATTATTTGTTCGGATCATACTCCATGGGATATCGAAATGAAAGACTTAGAATTTCAATCCGCTGCTTTTGGAGCAATTAATTTAGAAACGGCATTTGCCGCCTATTCCACATTGTTGGGAAAGGAACTCTCAATTGAGCATTGGGTTCAAGCAGTTAGTATCAACCCTGCTAAAATCCTCCAAATACCAATCAGCAGCATTCAAGTTGGTTCTACGGGTGATTTTACTTGGTTTGATCCAAATAAAGAATGGACTTATGAGCTGGCAGACAGTGCTTCGCTTTCAAAAAATAGTCCTTTTAGTGGTAAAACATTCAAGGGAAAAGTTTTAGGATGTTATAGTAAATCCAGTTTTTATTCAAGTTAA
- a CDS encoding dehydrogenase has protein sequence MIFRSKAPFRLGLAGGGTDVSPYSELFGGAVLNATISQFAHATIELIAEKQIIFHSIDQKLEASFPLGRILDSVKGFNLQCGIYNRLYREHLLPECGFKLTTSMDVPAGSGLGTSSTLVVAILKVYSELLNIPYGDYDLAHLAYDIERNELKLAGGKQDQYAATFGGFNYMEFYEDNNVIVNPLRIKSEYLHELENNLLLYFTLTNRESSDIIKEQQKNVINKKEDSIEAMHQLKEQSKRMKDALLQGKMGVIGEILDFGFHQKRKMASLISNPYIDEIYESARTAGAAGGKISGAGGGGFMFFYCPENKRYAVIEALQKHKGYFLNFQFTKHGVQSWRIN, from the coding sequence ATGATATTTCGTAGCAAAGCACCTTTCCGATTAGGCCTGGCTGGTGGCGGCACAGATGTAAGTCCTTACAGTGAGTTATTTGGGGGTGCCGTATTGAATGCAACGATTTCACAATTTGCCCATGCTACCATTGAATTAATTGCCGAAAAACAAATTATTTTTCATTCGATTGATCAAAAACTTGAGGCCTCATTTCCATTAGGAAGGATCCTTGATTCAGTAAAAGGGTTTAATTTGCAATGTGGAATTTACAATCGATTGTATAGAGAACATTTGCTTCCTGAATGCGGTTTTAAACTTACAACTTCTATGGACGTTCCGGCTGGCAGTGGCTTGGGAACCTCCTCAACGCTGGTTGTCGCCATCCTAAAAGTATATTCAGAGCTGCTAAATATTCCTTATGGTGATTACGATCTGGCGCATTTAGCATATGATATTGAACGAAACGAACTAAAACTTGCTGGTGGGAAGCAAGATCAGTATGCAGCAACGTTTGGTGGATTTAACTATATGGAATTTTATGAAGACAATAATGTCATTGTAAATCCACTTAGAATTAAATCTGAATATTTGCATGAACTTGAAAATAACCTCTTGCTTTATTTTACTCTAACAAATAGAGAATCTTCTGACATCATTAAAGAACAACAAAAAAATGTAATCAATAAAAAAGAAGATTCTATTGAAGCCATGCATCAATTAAAAGAACAAAGCAAACGGATGAAAGATGCTTTGCTTCAAGGAAAAATGGGCGTAATTGGTGAAATATTGGATTTTGGCTTTCATCAAAAAAGAAAAATGGCCAGCTTAATCAGCAATCCATATATAGACGAAATTTATGAATCTGCACGTACAGCAGGTGCGGCAGGAGGTAAAATATCTGGAGCAGGTGGTGGTGGTTTTATGTTTTTCTATTGTCCTGAAAACAAACGGTATGCAGTTATCGAAGCATTACAAAAGCATAAAGGGTACTTCCTGAATTTTCAATTTACAAAGCACGGCGTACAGAGTTGGCGTATAAATTAA
- a CDS encoding glycosyltransferase family 2 protein encodes MDLALIIPAFNEEESLPELVLWIQKVLDPTDLKYEIWFIDDGSTDQTWSVIEQLNLKHPQIKGVKFRRNYGKSAALNTGFHSCRADVVITMDADLQDSPEEVPELYRMIKEGGYDVVSGWKKKRYDNALTKNIPSKIYNGVTSWMSGVKLHDMNCGLKAYRSEVVKSIEVYGEMHRYIPVIAKWAGFRKIGEKIVQHRARKYGYSKFGMSRFINGFLDLSTIMFIGRFGKRPMHFFGSVGLLVFFLGLCFVAYLAFTKYAYGQMGITQRPAFFLSLVSMIIGSQLFLTGFLAELVTRNASERNTYLIDKSLN; translated from the coding sequence ATGGATCTCGCATTAATTATACCCGCATTTAACGAAGAAGAATCACTTCCAGAATTGGTTTTGTGGATCCAAAAAGTTTTAGATCCAACTGACCTTAAGTATGAAATCTGGTTCATTGACGATGGGAGTACGGATCAAACCTGGTCTGTGATTGAGCAATTAAACCTCAAACACCCTCAAATTAAAGGTGTTAAATTTCGAAGAAATTATGGAAAATCGGCCGCATTAAATACTGGATTTCATTCATGTCGGGCCGACGTTGTAATTACAATGGATGCTGATTTACAAGATAGTCCGGAAGAAGTACCTGAATTATACCGTATGATTAAAGAAGGCGGCTATGATGTTGTTTCAGGTTGGAAGAAAAAAAGATACGACAATGCCTTGACGAAAAACATTCCATCCAAAATTTATAATGGAGTGACCAGTTGGATGAGCGGTGTAAAACTTCACGATATGAATTGTGGTTTAAAAGCATACCGTTCAGAAGTTGTTAAATCCATAGAAGTTTATGGAGAAATGCATCGATACATTCCAGTAATAGCAAAATGGGCAGGTTTTCGAAAAATTGGAGAAAAAATTGTTCAGCATCGTGCCAGAAAATATGGGTATTCCAAATTTGGAATGAGCCGTTTCATTAATGGATTTTTGGACCTTTCAACCATTATGTTTATTGGTAGATTTGGTAAAAGGCCCATGCATTTTTTTGGATCGGTTGGTTTGTTAGTCTTTTTTTTAGGCTTGTGTTTTGTAGCTTATTTAGCCTTTACAAAATATGCTTATGGACAAATGGGAATTACTCAAAGACCTGCATTTTTTCTATCTTTAGTGTCTATGATTATAGGTTCACAACTATTTCTTACAGGATTTTTAGCAGAATTGGTTACTAGAAATGCCTCTGAACGAAATACCTATCTCATTGATAAAAGCCTTAATTAA
- a CDS encoding glycosyltransferase, translating to MLKLAIIGPAYPLRGGLASFDERLCKAFKEIGWEASIYTFSLQYPSLLFPGTSQYSDEKPPVDLDIHVCINSINPFNWIKTGRRIRKYKPNLIIVRYWLPFMGPCLGTILRLVKMDKSIKIICIADNVIPHERRPGDTWFTKYFISSPQGFITMSEKVQKDLLTLRPNVPNMTLEHPLYDNFGTALDIKTAREKLNISQEDKIVLFFGFIRNYKGLDLILEAFSHTEIINSKIKLLIAGEFYEDSKPYLTIIENLNLSDKVLLHTHFIPDSEIRYYFSAADVVVQPYRHATQSGVSPLAYHFEKPMIVSNVGGLPAMVPHMVAGIVCEPTPLALSHAVLQFFELDPSYFIKGIQTIRAKLSWHHFVNQLVNFYHDIS from the coding sequence ATGTTAAAATTGGCTATTATAGGCCCAGCATACCCACTTCGGGGTGGATTAGCATCATTTGACGAAAGACTTTGCAAAGCATTTAAAGAAATAGGCTGGGAAGCTTCGATTTATACTTTTTCACTCCAATATCCTTCCCTTTTATTTCCAGGAACGAGCCAATACTCTGATGAAAAACCTCCAGTAGATTTAGACATTCACGTTTGCATTAACTCCATAAACCCATTTAATTGGATTAAGACTGGAAGGCGTATTCGAAAATATAAACCCAATTTAATCATTGTTCGCTACTGGCTTCCCTTTATGGGACCCTGTTTGGGTACAATCCTGCGATTGGTTAAAATGGATAAATCAATTAAAATAATATGCATTGCTGACAATGTAATCCCTCATGAAAGAAGGCCTGGTGATACATGGTTTACAAAGTATTTTATCAGCAGTCCACAAGGATTTATAACTATGAGTGAAAAAGTACAAAAAGACTTACTAACACTAAGACCAAATGTACCCAATATGACCTTAGAGCATCCACTGTATGATAATTTCGGTACCGCATTGGATATTAAAACAGCACGGGAAAAATTAAATATTTCTCAAGAGGATAAAATCGTATTGTTCTTTGGTTTTATTCGGAATTACAAAGGACTTGACTTAATATTGGAAGCCTTTTCCCATACTGAAATAATAAATTCAAAGATCAAACTCTTAATTGCTGGTGAATTTTACGAAGATTCAAAACCGTATCTAACCATTATTGAAAATTTAAATCTGTCTGACAAGGTGTTATTACACACTCATTTTATTCCTGACAGTGAAATCAGATATTATTTTTCTGCAGCAGATGTCGTGGTTCAACCCTATCGGCATGCAACCCAAAGTGGTGTGAGTCCACTTGCTTACCATTTTGAAAAGCCTATGATTGTCAGTAATGTTGGAGGATTGCCAGCAATGGTACCCCACATGGTTGCCGGTATTGTATGTGAACCAACACCCCTGGCATTAAGTCATGCAGTACTTCAGTTTTTTGAATTGGATCCATCTTATTTTATTAAGGGAATTCAAACGATACGGGCTAAACTTAGCTGGCATCATTTTGTTAATCAGCTTGTAAACTTTTATCATGATATTTCGTAG
- a CDS encoding BatA domain-containing protein has protein sequence MQFVFPTFLWTLFILAIPVLIHLFYFRRYKKIEFTNVRFLKELVEETATRNRIKNLLILLSRLFALAALILAFAQPFSNSGRSAIKQTESISIYIDNSWSMNANSEDGSLLQKAKRQPGILSALLQIMIAFN, from the coding sequence ATGCAATTTGTTTTTCCTACTTTTCTTTGGACTCTATTCATTTTAGCAATACCTGTTTTAATTCACCTTTTTTATTTTAGACGGTATAAAAAAATTGAATTTACCAATGTTCGCTTTCTTAAGGAATTGGTTGAAGAAACTGCAACCAGAAATCGTATTAAAAATTTATTGATCCTGTTGTCCCGACTTTTTGCGTTGGCAGCTTTGATCCTTGCATTTGCGCAACCATTTTCAAACTCCGGTCGAAGTGCAATAAAGCAAACAGAATCCATCAGTATTTACATAGACAATAGTTGGTCCATGAATGCGAATTCTGAGGATGGCAGCTTATTACAAAAAGCAAAAAGACAACCAGGGATATTATCCGCGCTTCTTCAGATAATGATCGCTTTCAATTGA